A stretch of the uncultured Trichococcus sp. genome encodes the following:
- a CDS encoding polysaccharide biosynthesis protein — protein MSTDGKVKAENETTNNKMVQGTFWMTFGSIFSRLIGALYIIPWNALMGSTDAANTANALYSIGYTPYQLFLSIGIAGFPAAMSKQVAQYNAKNQYRTGIDIFKKSMFFMLLTGAISAALMYGLAPMIAENSPAASPEDGALVIRALAPALLLVPGMSLMRGFFQGYQDMVPSAISQVFEQIGRVVYLLGATYIVMQLLDGNIATAVAHSTFAAFVGAIVAAIILLFYYKKKMAEYQPLIANSEPSSNIQTTAAIKSMLQESIPFILIGSGITFAKLIDQVTFKPMMENLTNYSGKEIEDLFGLFSFNADKLIMIIVSLAVGMATAAVPLIAAEFTKGNFRVLQSQVREIIQLFAFIMLPASLGMMIVSEPIYNVFYPLHPVGPTLLAVSALMSIVLGLFTVLGSILQSLSRHKTMISYLLVGLAVKAIMQYPMLALFDTAGALVATTIGFIVTVLLSGWKIYHLTHFGLVDTLRKTGKILAVALIMAVCAFIALKASMLVIPIDRKLTALVVVAIVAAVGGFVYLFLTLKLRIADDILGAKANGLRRKMRIK, from the coding sequence ATGTCAACAGATGGAAAAGTCAAAGCAGAAAATGAAACAACAAACAACAAGATGGTGCAGGGGACTTTTTGGATGACTTTCGGGAGCATTTTTTCCCGATTGATTGGTGCACTCTACATCATCCCATGGAACGCCTTGATGGGTTCTACTGATGCGGCCAATACGGCCAATGCCCTTTATTCGATAGGCTACACGCCTTATCAGCTGTTCCTTTCGATTGGGATAGCGGGCTTCCCGGCGGCGATGTCCAAACAGGTAGCCCAATACAACGCAAAAAATCAATACCGTACCGGCATCGACATCTTCAAGAAGAGCATGTTCTTTATGCTTTTGACGGGTGCGATCAGTGCAGCGTTGATGTACGGTTTGGCACCGATGATCGCCGAGAACAGTCCGGCTGCTTCACCTGAAGACGGGGCGTTGGTGATCCGTGCCTTGGCTCCCGCCTTATTGCTGGTGCCGGGCATGAGCTTGATGCGCGGTTTTTTCCAGGGCTATCAGGATATGGTGCCTTCAGCCATTTCGCAAGTATTTGAACAAATCGGCAGGGTCGTGTACCTTTTGGGTGCCACCTACATCGTGATGCAACTGCTGGATGGCAACATCGCCACAGCGGTTGCGCATTCCACTTTCGCGGCATTTGTGGGCGCGATTGTTGCGGCCATCATCCTCCTTTTTTATTACAAAAAGAAGATGGCTGAATATCAACCGTTGATCGCCAACAGCGAACCTTCCAGCAACATCCAGACGACTGCGGCCATCAAGAGCATGCTGCAGGAATCGATTCCGTTCATACTGATCGGATCGGGGATCACCTTCGCCAAGCTGATCGATCAGGTGACGTTCAAGCCGATGATGGAGAACTTGACGAACTATTCCGGCAAAGAAATTGAAGATCTGTTCGGATTGTTCAGTTTCAACGCCGACAAATTGATCATGATCATCGTTTCGTTGGCGGTCGGTATGGCCACAGCGGCGGTGCCATTGATTGCCGCCGAGTTCACGAAAGGCAACTTCCGTGTGTTGCAGAGCCAGGTGAGGGAAATCATCCAATTATTCGCCTTCATCATGCTTCCGGCATCTTTGGGGATGATGATCGTTTCCGAACCGATCTACAACGTGTTCTATCCGCTTCACCCGGTAGGGCCTACGCTGTTGGCGGTGTCGGCTCTGATGAGCATCGTTTTGGGCCTGTTCACGGTTCTCGGGTCGATTTTGCAGTCATTGAGCCGTCACAAGACGATGATTTCCTATCTGCTGGTGGGGCTTGCGGTCAAAGCAATCATGCAGTATCCGATGTTGGCTTTGTTCGATACAGCAGGGGCATTGGTTGCGACGACGATCGGTTTCATCGTGACTGTGCTCCTGAGCGGATGGAAAATCTATCACCTGACCCATTTTGGACTGGTTGATACACTGCGGAAAACAGGGAAAATTTTGGCGGTCGCATTGATCATGGCGGTATGCGCGTTCATCGCCTTGAAAGCCAGCATGCTGGTCATTCCGATCGATCGCAAATTGACGGCATTGGTGGTAGTCGCCATCGTAGCGGCAGTCGGGGGATTCGTCTACTTGTTCCTGACCCTGAAATTGCGCATCGCTGATGATATTTTGGGCGCCAAAGCCAACGGCCTGCGCAGAAAAATGCGCATCAAATAA
- a CDS encoding pseudouridine synthase, translating to MRLDKLLSNSGFGSRKEVKVLLKKKLVTVNGKVETKAEAKVDSEKDTVLVGGEPVSYQEFMYLMMNKPQGVLSATEDNHQKTVIDLLAFELHQQELFPVGRLDKDTEGLLLLTNDGQLAHFLLSPKRHVDKVYFAEVAGWMTEEDKRAFAEGLVLEDGYRCLPAKLEVLSYEEENNRSEVEITIKEGKFHQVKRMVLACGKEVTFLKRLTMGPLRLDEQLAKGDYRPLRDEELAALREHLPESIKKG from the coding sequence ATGCGTTTGGATAAATTGTTGTCGAATTCTGGATTCGGATCCAGAAAAGAAGTCAAAGTATTATTGAAAAAGAAACTCGTGACGGTGAACGGGAAAGTTGAAACAAAAGCCGAAGCCAAAGTGGACAGCGAAAAGGACACTGTTCTGGTCGGCGGTGAACCGGTCAGCTATCAGGAATTTATGTACTTGATGATGAACAAACCGCAGGGCGTCCTCAGTGCAACGGAGGATAACCATCAAAAGACGGTCATCGACCTGTTGGCTTTCGAACTGCATCAGCAAGAGCTCTTTCCGGTAGGCCGTCTCGACAAGGATACGGAAGGACTGTTGCTGCTGACGAACGACGGCCAATTAGCGCATTTTCTGCTCTCGCCGAAACGGCATGTGGACAAGGTCTATTTCGCTGAAGTAGCGGGATGGATGACGGAAGAGGATAAAAGAGCCTTCGCCGAAGGACTTGTTCTCGAAGATGGGTACCGTTGTTTGCCGGCAAAACTTGAGGTACTGAGCTATGAGGAAGAAAATAACCGTTCGGAGGTAGAAATCACGATCAAGGAAGGGAAGTTCCATCAAGTGAAGCGGATGGTGCTGGCATGCGGAAAAGAGGTCACCTTCCTGAAAAGGTTGACGATGGGGCCTTTGCGTTTGGATGAGCAACTGGCAAAAGGCGATTACCGTCCGTTGCGCGATGAGGAACTTGCGGCATTGCGGGAACATCTGCCGGAGTCGATTAAAAAAGGCTAA
- the pepV gene encoding dipeptidase PepV: MEINWKKEVEIRKTELLEDLFTLLRIDSVRDDSKITPDAPVGPGPKEALEAFLAIGERDGFTTKNVGNLAGHIEFGEGEELMGVFGHVDVVPTGTGWDTDPFVPVIIDDRIYARGSSDDKGPTMAAYYALKIIRDLKLPISKKVRVIIGTDEESGWKCMDHYLENERIPDFGFSPDAEFPIINGEKGMQTFMVQFRGDNKGGKNELLSFEAGLRENMVPQDATAVFISPEADKIEQAFAAFLENNPVKGTITVEGEQVTIELIGKAAHGMNPAAGVNAGTYLATFLNKFNFGGQAATFLELIADRIHLQHDAQKLNLAYTDPVMGELTMNAGIFTFTPTTGGEVALNFRYPQGVSEEGIEIKLEAALASYGVTIAKGGHGKLPHYVPADDPLVKTLLAVYEKHTGLKGHEQSIGGGTYGRLLERGVAYGAMFPDSIDTMHQANEFMALDDLFRATAIYADAMYELLK, encoded by the coding sequence ATGGAAATCAATTGGAAAAAAGAAGTGGAAATCAGAAAAACGGAACTGTTGGAGGACTTATTCACATTATTGCGGATCGACAGTGTGCGGGACGATTCGAAAATAACCCCTGATGCCCCGGTCGGACCGGGTCCTAAAGAAGCTTTGGAAGCTTTCTTGGCTATCGGTGAACGGGACGGTTTCACCACGAAAAATGTCGGCAATCTGGCCGGACATATCGAATTTGGCGAAGGTGAAGAATTGATGGGCGTATTCGGTCACGTCGATGTTGTGCCTACCGGGACCGGTTGGGATACGGATCCTTTCGTACCTGTGATCATCGATGACCGCATCTACGCCCGCGGATCGAGCGATGATAAGGGGCCTACGATGGCTGCCTATTATGCATTGAAGATCATCCGCGACCTGAAGCTGCCGATTTCCAAAAAGGTCCGCGTCATCATCGGGACGGATGAAGAGAGCGGCTGGAAATGTATGGACCACTATCTTGAAAACGAGCGGATACCTGATTTCGGTTTTTCTCCGGATGCTGAATTTCCGATCATCAATGGTGAAAAAGGCATGCAGACTTTCATGGTCCAATTCAGAGGCGACAACAAAGGCGGCAAGAACGAGTTGTTGAGTTTTGAGGCCGGTCTGCGCGAAAACATGGTCCCTCAGGATGCGACTGCCGTATTCATCAGTCCGGAGGCCGACAAAATTGAGCAGGCATTCGCTGCTTTCCTGGAAAATAATCCAGTCAAAGGAACGATTACTGTAGAAGGCGAACAAGTTACAATCGAATTGATCGGAAAAGCCGCTCACGGCATGAATCCGGCTGCAGGCGTGAATGCAGGTACCTATCTTGCCACTTTCCTGAACAAATTCAACTTCGGCGGCCAAGCCGCGACCTTCCTCGAATTGATCGCGGACCGCATCCATCTGCAGCATGATGCACAGAAATTGAACTTGGCCTACACGGATCCGGTAATGGGTGAATTGACCATGAATGCCGGCATATTCACTTTCACGCCGACAACCGGGGGTGAAGTAGCACTGAACTTCCGTTACCCGCAAGGCGTTTCCGAAGAAGGCATCGAAATCAAGTTGGAAGCTGCTTTGGCTTCCTACGGCGTGACGATCGCAAAAGGCGGACACGGCAAGTTGCCGCATTATGTGCCGGCCGACGATCCGTTGGTTAAAACACTGTTGGCTGTCTACGAAAAACACACTGGCCTGAAGGGGCATGAACAATCCATCGGCGGCGGAACCTACGGACGCCTTTTGGAGCGCGGCGTTGCTTATGGCGCGATGTTCCCGGACAGCATCGACACGATGCACCAGGCGAACGAATTCATGGCTCTGGATGATCTTTTCCGCGCGACTGCGATCTATGCGGATGCCATGTACGAACTGCTGAAATAA
- a CDS encoding GatB/YqeY domain-containing protein, giving the protein MTLKEKVNKDFIQARKDKDILKADVLRLIKTEYDSFLIDNKREMTEAEQINVFLKDIKKTNEAITFARQVGRADLIEENQAKLAILEAYVPKMMDEQEVRFFLAENGVAEMPLKDAMKFSMQVLDGKADKALVSKIIKEILEK; this is encoded by the coding sequence ATGACATTGAAAGAAAAAGTAAACAAGGATTTCATCCAAGCAAGAAAAGACAAAGACATATTGAAGGCGGATGTCCTGCGTCTCATCAAAACGGAGTACGACTCTTTCTTGATCGACAACAAGCGTGAAATGACCGAAGCTGAGCAAATCAATGTTTTTCTGAAGGACATCAAAAAGACCAATGAAGCGATCACTTTTGCAAGGCAAGTCGGACGCGCAGATCTGATCGAAGAGAACCAGGCAAAATTAGCTATTCTGGAGGCTTATGTGCCAAAAATGATGGATGAACAGGAAGTCCGTTTCTTTTTGGCCGAAAACGGGGTGGCCGAGATGCCGCTGAAGGATGCGATGAAGTTCTCGATGCAGGTGTTGGACGGAAAAGCCGACAAAGCGCTTGTATCCAAAATCATCAAAGAAATCTTGGAAAAATGA
- a CDS encoding YjzC family protein codes for MRIDPKDLHKPGTDNLPPGIYKEVGPRGGKITGSKEVHIAEGHRLPPTNKAGNKWVKKD; via the coding sequence ATGAGAATCGATCCAAAAGACTTGCACAAACCCGGTACGGATAATCTTCCTCCCGGCATCTACAAAGAAGTCGGCCCAAGAGGGGGCAAAATCACCGGCAGCAAGGAAGTCCACATCGCCGAAGGCCACAGACTGCCGCCTACCAACAAAGCCGGAAACAAATGGGTCAAAAAAGACTGA